One Magnolia sinica isolate HGM2019 chromosome 2, MsV1, whole genome shotgun sequence genomic window, tggatatcatgcccatatatatgcccatatgcatcatttatatgcctgttgtggatgacgattgttcatagcatatgccttttggctgtagatacttaggggaccccatACAAGATAGGGTCGGCTCACATGATCGCGTGCATAGTATGCACAGGTatggtgcatgacttggatagtgTAACTTATGCATTTAACATTCTACATATCATGATGGACTTCATGACCCTAGTGACATTGGGGTTCTGGCCACCATAGACTTACCGTGGCTGCGAGGATTCAATATCGAAAATATGTTCTAGCACTTGGGCACTATGGATGTCCTTGGGGGAAAGTCCCATAATCTTATAGTACCAATAGGATGCTCCAATATCAAGACTGAGTTGATaacatgagtgcctgagtgccaaataccactaggtcgcgtctcccactgtatcaaggtcggttgggaaggggtgtgtgATCTTATCCGTTGAGGTGTAGGAGACTATAATCTAGGTCGAGTCTAACTAGCTCGTGAAATTGATCTACTATCCACGAGCTAAGTGGGCATTGATATACCACTGatgaggcagatagtgaggtcttttccgctCACTTGGTCATACCTGCGATGGGCAGCAGCCAGTGTCAGAGTGTACTAGGCCTCGGTGATGTTTCCAATTATGAACTGTTTTGATATGCAGGCTGATTAAGGATTGACATATTTgcgttgcatctctagcatatgacactcAACCACATAGGTTTGTATTGCATAACCTTGTTACGACTAACAATATTCATTGACTTGCCAACttagccctccatcattttcCACTTACTCTTAtatttatattcttatcatatgcattgcacatgcacacacccacTCTATTAAACTTCGTATGAGTCTTATGTGTATTTGTTTATGGTGTAGCTGATGTTAGGGCTTATCAACAGCATTGAACCTGGAGCATGATCATGATCTTTTAGGCTTTTGGTTATATTTTGCATTTATCATTTCCGACACTATACTCAAAGATTATACAATGGATATGTGATATATTTTTGTGTCTTTGGTATACTTATAgatatgctcctttacaaaaataaatcatcctaaaaatcctccttgttggaTCTCAGGATCAAAACCTAGTGTATGGGAGCTAGAACccaagaatggagtactacggaggctatcgacacCAAATTGGGAAGTCAGAAATTTAGTGAGCCCGGTTCCCAAATTGGGGACATGACACCAGGAACACAGGCACAATGAGTGCATGCATTCATCTAGAGTAGGCCTTTAGAAATCAACGTAGGAGAGTTATGTAATGCATGCTCAATGCATGCCTCTCTATTTAAGAGAAAACAATGAATTCATGAATGTACTGACATACATCTTCGTATATACAATTCAAAGCAAATAGTTGTTTATTATTATACATCAAACAATCAGTTTAGCATGGTAGCACAACAATGTATCATTCATGAAAATCACAACAatctttttttaattaaaaaaaaaaaaaaaaaacctagggaTCCAACCCATTGAGGCATGGAAATCATAACAATCTATCTTAACCGTACATATATAAGAtatgttgggattcactcacaTATTTTTGATAGAGATAAATCCTTCGAACAATCAAACAAGTTGGAATATAGGATTACTATTAAAATAATTTGAATAAATCATGAACTTTATCCAAACATTCCATCTAACGGGCCCACTCTTAATTAAGTCAAGATGACCTACCTCCATTCATTAATTACTAAGTCAATAAATTTACATATATCATAGCCTTATACCACAgttcaaaaatatgaaaattagTTTTAAAGATTGTCAATCGTTCAAGCTAGATCCAAGACCTTCAATCAATCCCTCCGATTGATCGAACGTAGATCGAGGAAATCTGAAATTTGCATATTAATtctctggacactttttgtcTTTTTTGATTGATCGAAACCCATCATTGATCGATCGAGGTAAATTATAATTAATTcaatttggttgttggactattttCACTATGTTCGATCAATTCCTTCAGTTGATCGAAAccaatcatcaatcaatcaagtaaattttgaattttaacttTTTAATTGTTGGACAAAAATTGACATGTGCAATCAGTCAATGCGTAGCATCAATTGATCAATCGAAGTCGAATAAATTCTGCTACATGATCCGATTTCTAAAATTTTTAGGGATTTTCTATATTCACTTAATTTTCCTGGATTGATCATATCCATAGGCTAGGTTTAAACCATctagtgattttttttattttttatttcccatCACCAAGTTTGGAAAAACTAAAGGAATGTTGAGATTTACAATCATCCTACGGCCTGATTTATCCTTGATGCTAAACATAGATTGCTATGGATGATCCGTTAATTCAGAGCCTAATGTTTTGGTCTTAAGAAACTCATGATTTGAACTAATCTAGACTGGCAGTCCTACACGGTCAAAAATCAACCTCTGTCAATCGAGAGTGTCTCTATCAACGTGCTgagtatttgttttattattaattgcaaaaaatgattttttttctaattaatcCAAGGTTTTATGTGGTCAAAAATTCAGGGACGTTACAAATGAGATTAAGATTTAGATCATGTGTGTGGGCCAGATCTCCTCACAAGTATAAACGTATCATGCCTACTCATTCAGGGAGCATCTTGGTCAAGTTAATCTCTAACATCAATCTCTAGACAACCACAATTGAAGTTTTCAATGGAGAAGATTTTTAAGGAATTATGGGCAAATGGTCATTTTTTACTCTAGAGGACCATGATCATGATCGTGTGAAGAGTGGGGCACCGTCATGGGCTCCACAAAAAGGAGTTCTTTGCTTGAGTGAAGCTTCTTTTAGAAATATTTTCTTACTTTGTAGTCATTTAATTAGAGTTAAAAGTATAGTTACTGTTCTGACACTTTTCTTACAGCCCACTCATGGGAAACCAAACAATGCTTAAATAACGGGATACTTAGTCTGGTTTCACTACAACAAAATAGAGCTTGGCCGACCGATGGGGTAACCCTTTGCCCGCAGCCAGTTTTAACGGCTGCAGGCAAAGGGtcctataaatttttttaaaaaaagccctAACCTAATGCGTcatctcttgctctctctctgcctctccctctccactccctctcgctctccttccctctccctctcgtgaATCGGCGGACATAGCGAGGAAGATCGCATTCGCAACGAGTGCGAGATGCAGGGATCGCCGTTCACGCTCAGGTTGGGCGAGCCAAACTTCACTGGGAAACTGAACCTTGAGAACGATCTCGTCAATAAGCCGTCCGATCTCCACGCCCTGAAAAAGCCCCTCAAAAGCCTCGAAAATTTCGAAAACGGGATCCTCTTCACCATCCACCAAACCCTAGAGTCCTGGATCTTTGCCGTGCGAGAGCTGCTACAACGGATTGGGGATTGGGTGGAAGAAAAGGAATACGAGAAGGCTGCAAGCAATTGTTGGTTGCTCAAGCGGATTTGGAAGCTTCTAACAGAGATCGAAGATCTACACCTCCTGATGGACCTAGACGACTTCCTCTGCCTCAAAAACCAACTCTCGATCAAAGTGACGAACGAATCTGAAGCCTTCTGCTTCAGATCAATGGCTCTAATCGAACTGACATGGTCATCGAAGGATCTAAAGTAGAGAGTGCCGGATATCTTGGGCATGGAGGTGGACACGAAGGGTAGGCCCCAGATCTAAGAAGCAACAATGACACTTTTCCATAGCAAGGGCGATGTAACAAAGATCCATCTGTTGCAGGCGTTCCAGGCGATTGAAGGGGTAGTGAAGAGGTTCTATTTCGCATATCGGCAACTGATTGGGGCAACGATTCTTAGGTATGATCTAAGGCTTTTCCCTTCTTGCTGTTGATTTTTACAATTTAGAATATCTAATTAGGAATATGCATGGTCGAAtgtctaattagggatttgtattgtcgaatccctttttagggatttgcatcgTCGAAACCCTTATTAGGGTTGGCATGCACTTTTTTTCCCCAGTACCAATGCTTCTTTTGTATATGAGAATAATCTACAGCTTGTCTTGTGTTTATGGCCCCGCCatggtgtgtatggcatccaacctgtctagTAGGGACAGCCCACCATGAAAGTGGGGTGCATAAAAAGTCAGGCTGacccaatcatcaggtggaccacatcatagaaaaacaATGGATAGCCACCCGAAGCCCTCcaattggatcagcctgattattGGTGTCTCCCAATTTCATGGTGGTACAGCCC contains:
- the LOC131226839 gene encoding nematode resistance protein-like HSPRO1, with translation MQGSPFTLRLGEPNFTGKLNLENDLVNKPSDLHALKKPLKSLENFENGILFTIHQTLESWIFAVRELLQRIGDWVEEKEYEKAASNCWLLKRIWKLLTEIEDLHLLMDLDDFLCLKNQLSIKVTNESEAFCFRSMALIELTWSSKDLK